A region of Plantactinospora sp. BC1 DNA encodes the following proteins:
- a CDS encoding non-ribosomal peptide synthetase yields MSTVEGTIERGVEAAREELLRARLAGRLRGGRRAALTRVDRSGPLPLSFGQQQMWFLSRLDPGSWEYLVPLALRLRGPLDSAALRRALTELVGRHEILRTRYALVGGEPVQVIDPAGPVELAVTDLTDLPEAERERRGFDRAAEEPSIPFDLATQWPVRARLVRLADDDHLLVVVFHHVACDAWSVGVFAEELSELYAAALAGRPSTLAPLPVQYADYAAWERNRSEAEHQRHLDYWRQQLAGVPPLDLPADRPRPVTRDWAGAVVEVELPAALGGQLRDLARRHDATLFMVLLTGYQALLSRYTGGTDIPVGTVVSGRNRPELSKLIGYGINSLVMRARWDSDITFGELLAANRQTVLAAFDHQEVPFGQLVDELQPERDMSRTPLFQVAFTMHEAGAGAYAMPGLTVSALDALSQVSRFDLTLQIREAADGGLRAHLEYATALFDGATMRRLGGHLVRLLQAVVADPDRALSAVDLLDDAERAEVTGVADPFRIEAVPPTRTVHQVFEERVAAAPDAVAVTFEGVSLTYAEVNARANRLAHRLRALGAGPESLVGVCLERGIDLVPTLLGVLKSGAAYLPLDPAQPVDRLGFMVGDAGASVIVTQSSLAGTVAGFSDGAVVNLDEEDLSGQPAENLAPLTGPENLIYVIYTSGSTGRPKGVCLTHANVLRLLTVGDTHYRFSAADVWPLFHSYAFDVSVWELWGALLYGGRLVVVPREVTRVPDEFLELLVRERVTVLNQTPSAFRSLVGFARDDDPRLAALELRAVVFAGEKLEMAELAPWTDRFGLDRPALLNMYGITETTVHSSFHQVRPQDIGDPGNPVGYPLGDLRIYLLDRYGNLVPVGVPGEIHVGGPGVARGYLKRPELTAQRFVPDPFASEPGARMYRSGDLARRRPDGGLDFLGRIDDQVQIRGYRVELGEIETVLAAYPGVRDAVVVVREDIPGDKRLVGYLVAEGDQVPSPAELREFLARGLPEYMVPAAFVPLEKIPLTANGKLDRRALPAPDRAALSGEQAYVPPRTPVEERVAAIWRSVLGVERVGVHDSFFDLGGHSIRAVALVGELRSIGLDVSVRDVFAHRTVAELCGILDGRSAPAAQERPVAPFELLSAEDRAKVPAGASDAYPLSRVQAGMVVEMLSDGELHAYHNVTSFRIRDEQPFALEALREAARIVVARHEVLRTAIDLTTYSVPMQVVYPTAEMPVGERDLRHLDAAELDRSLREFTAVERADVFDLAQPALMRLHAHVCDDKTWWLSVTECHAIIEGWSHHSLLMEVLDLYREIRDGGTPAEVEPPPVRFADFIGAELRSLASSDDRDYWRDIVGRYARFTLPTGWGDEDAPRESLMLGVPFHDLESDLRKLASRAKASLKTVLLAAHLKVMSQLTAEESFLTGLVLHGRPEVVGADRVYGMYLNSLPFGYDRGARTWLELVARTYAREMEIWPRRRFPMPEIQREFGDGQRLMDVRFSYHDFDQVDRDLVDYMASIDDSPTEFPLAVAVRLGYVTMAVNPRVLSRANGDRMGAMYRAVLEAMAADPEGDARGTFLADEERQRLVVEWNRTTAEPTGPAVPERFVAQMSATPHTVAVECAGQQLTYAELDARANRLSRHLRACGVVPESVVGVLLDRGPELLVAMLAVWKAGGAYVPLDPAHPADRLADMLADAGTRVVVTGSGYADRFPEIPVRVLVDRDAPAIAEQPATPLVVPTDLDRLAYVIFTSGSTGRPKGVAVSHRGLVNHVSWAARELAGRGVGGSALFSSVAFDLVVPNVWAPLVSGQRVWLAGPDLDMADLGRELVAAGPFSFLKLTPGHLEIIGQQAEDAQLAALAEIVVVAGEALPGPVAENWRRILGDGRLVNEYGPTEASVGTCTYPVTRTPDSDVVPIGRPLPGMSMYVLDADLSPVPVGVLGELYVGGVGVARGYVNRPELTAERFVPDPFGSAGSRLYRTGDLVRVLPSGDVEFVGRVDDQVKVHGYRIELGEIRSVLLEHGSVRDAVVVAVGAASDKRLVAYCVPASSGELDVAGLTGHAATRLPEYMVPAAFVVLDALPLNANGKVDRRALPDPDSAVVDAGPVFVGPRTPVEERIASVWCAVLGLERVGVTESFFDLGGHSIRAVALVGKLRAAGFEVAVRDVFQYRTIAELAEKLSGQSVADQSVESGPIAPYALLSAEDRAALPAGVVDAYPLSQVQLGMVVEMLADNDLHAYHNVTSFRLRTEQSFGLDALREAARIVVERHELLRTSFDLTSYSVPMQLVHDTAEIPIGVRDIRQLDAAGRKQAIREFTTAERAKLFDLGVAPLLRFTVHEESDEAWWMSVTVSHPITEGWSHRAMLTELLELYQQIRAGGTPTPATRPAVRYADFIAAELDSLASTEDRDYWRGIVDGYTKLSLPTGWAADPSTPREPYSVTVPVRDLEPELRALATSTRTSLKAVLHAAHLKVMSQLTDEPVFYTGLVCSARPEVDGADKVYGMYLNTLPFAHRRGAATWGELVRQVFDREVELWPHRRYPMPAIQRELADGQRLLDVRFSYQDFDAVDTELVDVESGLGEGATEFGLAVAAMTGSLVLTADTHMLSRPDATRLGAMYRAVLAAMAATGAGGDARQNHLPAEERERLLGEYAVNPTAAPTRTVPELVADVAAAHPDRIAVALGELELDYAELDARANRLARHLRSRGVGPESLVGVLLDRGPDLIATFLAVWKTGGAYVPLDPSFPADRVNTMLTDAGARVVVTRSRHADRFDPTLDCVLVDTERLEIGNRPATPIAEPADLDRLAYVIFTSGSTGRPKGVAVSHRGLVNHVSWAARELAGRGVGGSALFSSVAFDLVVPNVWAPLVSGQRVWLAGPDLDMADLGRELVAAGPFSFLKLTPGHLEIIGQQAEDAQLAALAEIVVVAGEALPGPVAENWRRILGDGRLVNEYGPTEASVGTCTYPVTRTPDSDVVPIGRPLPGMSMYVLDADLSPVPVGVLGELYVGGVGVARGYVNRPELTAERFVPDPFGSAGSRLYRTGDLVRVLPSGDVEFVGRVDDQVKVHGYRIELGEIRSVLLEHGSVRDAVVVAVGAASDKRLVAYCVPASSGELDVAGLTGHAATRLPEYMVPAAFVVLDALPLNANGKVDRRALPDPDSAVVDAGPVFVGPRTPVEERIASVWCAVLGLERVGVTESFFDLGGHSIRAVALVGKLRAAGFEVAVRDVFQYRTIAELAEKLSGQSVADQSVESGPIAPYALLSAEDRAALPAGVVDAYPLSQVQLGMVVEMLGGVGGNRYHNTSFFRIRDEQPFQPEALREAARIVVGRHELLRTSFDLTSYSVPMQLVHDTAEMPVEVCDVRHLDDPGREQALHDLIARERANLFDLADPPLLRMAGFVEGDDAWRLGFTQCHAITEGWSQQSLLMEVLDLYRQLAAGREPEPVVAPGVRYADFIAAELDSLASTEDRDYWQGIVTRHARFTLPAGWGGAADEAGSFRVPVGFPDLEPGLRALATATRTSMKAVLHAAHLKVMSQLTDEPAFFTGLVCSARPEIDGAEKVYGMYLNTLPFPHDRTAGTWGDLVRQVFDREVELWPHRRYPMPAIQRRLGGRQLIEVMFSYQDFHQVDTDLVDVRAGAGDAANEFALAVSTGPGHLMLRVRRSALTPENAERVVAMYRTVLESMAAGADGDARATYVPAGELDAVLTDWNDTAVEW; encoded by the coding sequence ATGAGCACGGTCGAGGGCACGATCGAACGCGGTGTCGAGGCGGCCCGGGAGGAACTGCTCCGGGCCCGGCTCGCCGGGCGGCTGCGCGGCGGTCGCCGCGCGGCACTGACCCGGGTCGACCGGAGCGGTCCACTGCCGCTCTCCTTCGGACAGCAGCAGATGTGGTTCCTGAGCAGGCTGGACCCGGGCAGCTGGGAATATCTGGTACCGCTCGCGCTGCGGCTGCGCGGTCCGCTGGACTCCGCCGCGCTGCGCCGGGCGCTGACCGAACTGGTCGGCCGGCACGAGATCCTGCGTACCCGGTACGCGCTGGTCGGCGGCGAGCCGGTCCAGGTGATCGACCCGGCCGGGCCGGTCGAGCTGGCGGTGACGGACCTGACCGACCTGCCCGAGGCGGAGCGGGAGCGCCGGGGCTTCGACCGGGCCGCCGAGGAGCCGTCGATCCCGTTCGACCTGGCCACCCAGTGGCCGGTCCGGGCCCGGCTGGTCCGGCTGGCCGACGACGACCACCTGCTGGTCGTGGTCTTCCACCACGTCGCCTGCGACGCCTGGTCGGTCGGGGTCTTCGCCGAGGAACTCAGCGAGCTGTACGCGGCCGCGCTCGCCGGCCGGCCCAGCACCCTCGCCCCGCTGCCGGTGCAGTACGCCGACTACGCCGCCTGGGAGCGGAACCGCTCGGAGGCGGAGCACCAGCGGCACCTGGACTACTGGCGGCAGCAGCTCGCCGGGGTGCCGCCGCTGGACCTGCCGGCGGACCGGCCCCGCCCGGTGACCCGGGACTGGGCCGGTGCGGTGGTCGAGGTGGAGCTGCCGGCCGCGCTCGGCGGGCAGCTCCGGGACCTCGCCCGGCGGCACGACGCCACCCTGTTCATGGTGCTGCTCACCGGCTACCAGGCGCTGCTGTCCCGGTACACCGGCGGCACCGACATCCCGGTCGGCACGGTGGTCTCCGGACGCAACCGGCCCGAGCTTTCCAAGCTGATCGGGTACGGCATCAACAGCCTGGTGATGCGGGCCCGCTGGGACTCCGACATCACCTTCGGCGAGCTGCTGGCCGCCAACCGGCAGACCGTGCTGGCCGCCTTCGACCACCAGGAGGTGCCGTTCGGGCAGCTCGTCGACGAACTCCAGCCGGAGCGGGACATGTCCCGTACCCCGCTGTTCCAGGTCGCCTTCACCATGCACGAGGCGGGCGCCGGGGCGTACGCGATGCCGGGGCTGACCGTCTCGGCGCTGGACGCGCTCTCCCAGGTCTCCCGCTTCGACCTGACGCTCCAGATCCGGGAGGCCGCCGACGGTGGGCTCCGGGCCCACCTGGAGTACGCGACCGCGCTCTTCGACGGGGCCACGATGCGCCGCCTCGGCGGGCACCTGGTCCGGCTGCTCCAGGCCGTCGTCGCCGACCCGGATCGGGCGCTCTCGGCGGTCGACCTGCTCGACGACGCCGAGCGGGCCGAGGTCACCGGGGTCGCCGACCCGTTCCGGATCGAGGCGGTGCCGCCGACCCGGACCGTGCACCAGGTCTTCGAGGAGCGGGTGGCCGCCGCCCCGGACGCCGTCGCGGTGACCTTCGAGGGCGTCTCGTTGACGTACGCCGAGGTGAACGCCCGGGCGAACCGGCTGGCGCACCGGCTCCGCGCGCTCGGCGCGGGACCGGAGTCCCTGGTCGGGGTCTGCCTGGAGCGGGGCATCGACCTGGTCCCGACCCTGCTCGGGGTGCTGAAGTCCGGTGCGGCGTACCTGCCGCTGGATCCGGCGCAGCCGGTGGATCGGCTCGGTTTCATGGTCGGCGACGCGGGCGCGTCGGTGATCGTGACCCAGTCGTCGCTGGCCGGGACGGTCGCCGGCTTCTCCGACGGTGCCGTGGTCAACCTCGACGAGGAGGACCTGTCGGGGCAGCCGGCGGAGAACCTGGCCCCGCTCACCGGCCCGGAGAACCTGATCTACGTCATCTACACCTCGGGGTCGACGGGGCGGCCGAAGGGCGTCTGCCTGACCCACGCCAACGTGCTCCGGCTGCTGACCGTCGGCGACACCCACTACCGGTTCTCCGCCGCCGACGTCTGGCCGCTGTTCCACTCGTACGCCTTCGACGTCTCCGTCTGGGAACTCTGGGGCGCGCTGCTCTACGGCGGCCGGCTGGTGGTGGTGCCGCGCGAGGTGACCCGGGTGCCGGACGAGTTCCTGGAGCTGCTCGTCCGGGAGCGGGTCACGGTGCTCAACCAGACCCCGTCGGCGTTCCGCAGCCTGGTCGGCTTCGCCCGGGACGACGATCCCCGGCTCGCCGCCCTGGAGCTGCGGGCGGTGGTCTTCGCCGGCGAGAAGCTGGAGATGGCCGAGCTGGCCCCCTGGACCGACCGGTTCGGCCTGGACCGCCCGGCCCTGCTCAACATGTACGGCATCACCGAGACGACGGTGCACTCCAGCTTCCACCAGGTACGCCCGCAGGACATCGGCGACCCCGGCAACCCGGTCGGCTACCCCCTCGGCGACCTGCGGATCTATCTCCTCGACCGGTACGGCAACCTGGTCCCGGTCGGCGTGCCGGGTGAGATCCACGTGGGTGGTCCCGGGGTGGCCCGGGGCTACCTCAAGCGGCCGGAGCTGACCGCGCAGCGGTTCGTGCCGGACCCGTTCGCTTCCGAGCCGGGGGCCCGGATGTACCGCAGTGGCGACCTGGCGAGGCGCCGCCCCGACGGCGGGCTGGACTTCCTCGGCCGGATCGACGACCAGGTGCAGATCCGTGGCTACCGGGTCGAGCTGGGCGAGATCGAGACCGTGCTCGCCGCGTACCCGGGGGTCCGGGACGCGGTGGTGGTGGTCCGGGAGGACATCCCCGGCGACAAGCGACTCGTCGGCTATCTGGTGGCCGAGGGCGACCAGGTGCCGAGCCCGGCCGAGCTGCGCGAGTTCCTCGCCCGCGGCCTGCCGGAATACATGGTGCCGGCCGCGTTCGTGCCGCTGGAGAAGATTCCGCTGACCGCCAACGGCAAACTCGACCGCCGCGCGCTACCCGCGCCGGACCGCGCCGCACTCTCCGGGGAGCAGGCCTACGTGCCGCCGCGTACCCCGGTCGAGGAGCGGGTCGCGGCGATCTGGCGGAGCGTGCTCGGGGTCGAGCGGGTCGGCGTGCACGACAGCTTCTTCGACCTCGGCGGGCACTCGATCCGGGCGGTCGCCCTGGTCGGCGAGCTGCGGTCGATCGGACTGGACGTCTCCGTCCGGGACGTCTTCGCACACCGGACCGTCGCGGAACTCTGCGGGATCCTCGACGGCCGGTCCGCGCCGGCCGCGCAGGAGCGCCCGGTGGCGCCGTTCGAGCTGCTCTCCGCCGAGGACCGGGCGAAGGTGCCGGCCGGCGCCAGCGACGCGTACCCGCTCTCCCGGGTCCAGGCCGGCATGGTCGTCGAGATGCTCTCCGACGGGGAGCTGCACGCGTACCACAACGTGACGTCGTTCCGGATCCGTGACGAGCAGCCGTTCGCGCTGGAGGCGCTCCGCGAGGCGGCCCGGATCGTGGTGGCCCGGCACGAGGTGCTGCGGACCGCGATCGACCTGACCACGTACTCGGTGCCGATGCAGGTGGTGTACCCGACCGCCGAGATGCCGGTCGGGGAGCGGGACCTGCGGCACCTGGACGCCGCCGAGCTGGACCGGTCGCTGCGGGAGTTCACCGCGGTGGAGCGGGCCGACGTCTTCGACCTGGCCCAGCCGGCCCTGATGCGGCTGCACGCGCACGTCTGCGACGACAAGACCTGGTGGCTCTCGGTCACCGAGTGCCACGCCATCATCGAGGGCTGGAGCCACCACTCGCTGCTGATGGAGGTGCTCGACCTCTACCGGGAGATCCGCGACGGCGGTACGCCGGCCGAGGTCGAGCCGCCGCCGGTGCGGTTCGCCGACTTCATCGGCGCCGAGCTGCGCTCGCTGGCGTCGTCGGACGACCGGGACTACTGGCGGGACATCGTCGGCCGGTACGCCCGGTTCACCCTGCCCACCGGCTGGGGTGACGAGGACGCGCCGCGCGAGTCGCTGATGCTCGGGGTGCCCTTCCACGACCTGGAGTCCGACCTGCGCAAGCTGGCCAGCCGGGCGAAGGCGTCGCTGAAGACGGTGCTGCTCGCCGCCCACCTGAAGGTGATGAGCCAGCTCACCGCCGAGGAGTCGTTCCTGACCGGTCTGGTGCTGCACGGCCGGCCCGAGGTGGTCGGCGCCGACCGGGTCTACGGGATGTACCTGAACAGCCTGCCGTTCGGCTACGACCGGGGCGCCCGGACCTGGCTGGAACTGGTGGCGCGGACGTACGCCCGGGAGATGGAGATCTGGCCCCGCCGCCGGTTCCCGATGCCGGAGATCCAGCGCGAGTTCGGCGACGGCCAGCGGCTGATGGACGTCCGGTTCAGCTACCACGACTTCGACCAGGTCGACCGGGACCTCGTCGACTACATGGCCAGCATCGACGACAGCCCGACCGAGTTCCCGCTCGCCGTGGCGGTCCGGCTCGGCTACGTGACGATGGCGGTCAACCCCCGGGTGCTGAGCCGGGCCAACGGCGACCGGATGGGCGCCATGTACCGGGCCGTGCTGGAGGCGATGGCGGCGGACCCGGAGGGCGACGCCCGGGGCACCTTCCTCGCCGACGAGGAGCGGCAACGGCTGGTGGTGGAGTGGAACCGCACCACCGCCGAACCGACCGGACCGGCCGTGCCGGAGCGCTTCGTCGCACAGATGTCGGCCACCCCGCACACGGTGGCGGTCGAGTGCGCCGGCCAGCAGCTCACGTACGCCGAACTGGACGCCCGGGCGAACCGGCTCTCCCGGCACCTGCGCGCCTGCGGGGTGGTGCCGGAGTCCGTCGTCGGAGTGCTGCTGGACCGGGGCCCCGAGCTGCTGGTGGCGATGCTGGCGGTCTGGAAGGCCGGCGGCGCGTACGTGCCGCTCGACCCGGCCCACCCGGCCGACCGGCTCGCCGACATGCTGGCCGACGCCGGCACCCGGGTGGTGGTGACCGGCTCCGGCTACGCCGACCGGTTCCCGGAGATCCCGGTGCGGGTCCTGGTGGACCGGGACGCGCCGGCCATCGCCGAGCAGCCGGCCACACCGCTCGTGGTCCCGACCGATCTCGACCGGCTCGCGTACGTGATTTTCACGTCGGGGTCGACGGGTCGGCCGAAGGGTGTGGCGGTGTCGCATCGTGGGTTGGTCAACCATGTGTCGTGGGCGGCGCGGGAGTTGGCTGGTCGTGGTGTTGGTGGTTCGGCGTTGTTCTCGTCGGTGGCGTTCGATCTGGTGGTGCCGAATGTGTGGGCGCCGTTGGTGTCGGGTCAGCGGGTGTGGTTGGCGGGTCCGGATCTGGACATGGCGGATCTGGGTCGGGAGTTGGTGGCCGCCGGTCCGTTCAGCTTCCTGAAGCTGACCCCCGGCCACCTGGAGATCATCGGCCAGCAGGCCGAGGACGCCCAGCTCGCCGCGCTGGCCGAGATCGTGGTGGTGGCCGGCGAGGCCCTGCCCGGCCCGGTCGCCGAGAACTGGCGCCGGATCCTCGGCGACGGCCGCCTGGTCAACGAGTACGGCCCGACCGAGGCGTCCGTCGGCACCTGCACCTATCCCGTCACCCGTACGCCCGACTCGGACGTGGTGCCGATCGGTCGTCCGCTGCCCGGCATGTCGATGTACGTCCTCGACGCCGACCTGTCGCCGGTTCCGGTGGGTGTGCTGGGTGAGTTGTATGTCGGTGGGGTCGGTGTGGCCCGGGGTTATGTGAACCGGCCGGAGTTGACGGCGGAGCGGTTCGTGCCGGATCCGTTCGGGTCGGCGGGGTCTCGGTTGTATCGGACCGGCGACCTGGTCCGGGTGTTGCCGAGCGGTGATGTGGAGTTCGTCGGTCGGGTCGACGATCAGGTGAAGGTGCACGGGTATCGGATCGAGTTGGGTGAGATCCGGTCGGTGTTGCTGGAGCATGGGTCGGTTCGGGACGCGGTGGTGGTGGCGGTGGGTGCGGCGTCGGACAAGCGTCTGGTCGCCTACTGCGTGCCGGCCTCGTCCGGCGAGTTGGATGTTGCCGGGTTGACCGGGCATGCGGCGACCCGGTTGCCGGAGTACATGGTGCCGGCGGCGTTCGTGGTGTTGGATGCGTTGCCGTTGAACGCGAACGGGAAGGTGGATCGTCGGGCGTTGCCGGATCCGGATTCTGCCGTGGTGGATGCAGGGCCGGTGTTCGTGGGTCCGCGCACGCCGGTGGAGGAGCGGATCGCTTCGGTGTGGTGTGCGGTGCTGGGCCTGGAGCGGGTGGGGGTGACGGAGAGTTTCTTCGATCTGGGTGGGCATTCGATTCGGGCGGTGGCGTTGGTCGGGAAGTTGCGGGCGGCCGGGTTCGAGGTGGCGGTCCGGGACGTGTTCCAGTACCGCACCATCGCCGAACTCGCCGAGAAGCTCTCCGGACAGTCGGTTGCCGACCAGTCGGTCGAGTCCGGTCCGATCGCGCCGTACGCGCTGCTCTCCGCCGAGGACCGGGCCGCGTTGCCGGCCGGGGTGGTCGACGCGTACCCGCTGTCGCAGGTGCAGCTCGGCATGGTCGTCGAGATGCTGGCCGACAACGATCTGCACGCCTACCACAACGTCACCTCGTTCCGGCTGCGCACCGAGCAGTCGTTCGGGCTGGACGCGCTGCGCGAGGCGGCCCGGATCGTGGTCGAGCGGCACGAGCTGCTGCGTACCTCGTTCGACCTGACCAGCTATTCGGTGCCGATGCAGCTCGTGCACGACACCGCCGAGATCCCGATCGGCGTACGCGACATCCGGCAGCTCGACGCGGCCGGGCGGAAGCAGGCGATCCGGGAGTTCACCACGGCGGAACGGGCCAAGCTGTTCGACCTCGGGGTGGCCCCGCTGCTGCGGTTCACCGTGCACGAGGAGAGCGACGAGGCGTGGTGGATGTCCGTCACGGTCTCCCACCCGATCACCGAGGGGTGGAGCCACCGGGCGATGCTGACCGAGCTGCTGGAGCTGTACCAGCAGATCCGGGCCGGCGGAACACCGACACCGGCGACCCGCCCGGCGGTCCGGTACGCGGACTTCATCGCCGCCGAACTCGACTCGCTGGCCTCGACCGAGGACCGCGACTACTGGCGCGGAATCGTCGACGGCTACACCAAGCTGTCACTGCCGACCGGCTGGGCCGCCGACCCGTCGACGCCCCGGGAGCCGTACTCGGTCACCGTGCCGGTCCGCGACCTGGAGCCGGAGCTGCGGGCGCTGGCCACGTCGACGCGTACCTCCTTGAAGGCGGTGCTGCACGCGGCGCACCTGAAGGTGATGAGCCAGCTCACCGACGAGCCGGTCTTCTACACCGGCCTGGTGTGCAGCGCCCGGCCCGAGGTCGACGGCGCCGACAAGGTCTACGGGATGTACCTGAACACCCTGCCCTTCGCGCACCGGCGCGGAGCGGCGACCTGGGGTGAGCTGGTCCGGCAGGTCTTCGACCGCGAGGTCGAGCTGTGGCCGCACCGGCGCTATCCGATGCCGGCGATCCAGCGTGAGCTGGCCGACGGCCAGCGCCTGCTCGACGTGCGGTTCAGCTACCAGGACTTCGACGCGGTCGACACCGAACTGGTCGACGTGGAGTCCGGGCTCGGCGAGGGGGCCACCGAGTTCGGCCTGGCCGTCGCCGCGATGACCGGGAGCCTGGTGCTGACCGCCGACACGCACATGCTGAGCCGGCCGGACGCGACCCGGCTCGGCGCGATGTACCGGGCGGTTCTGGCGGCGATGGCGGCGACCGGTGCCGGCGGCGACGCCCGGCAGAACCACCTGCCGGCGGAGGAGCGGGAGCGGCTGCTCGGCGAGTACGCCGTCAACCCCACCGCCGCGCCGACCCGTACCGTTCCGGAGCTGGTCGCCGACGTCGCCGCCGCGCATCCGGACCGGATCGCGGTGGCCCTCGGCGAGCTGGAACTCGACTACGCCGAGCTGGACGCCCGGGCGAACCGGCTGGCCCGGCACCTGCGGTCCCGGGGCGTGGGCCCAGAGTCGCTGGTCGGGGTGCTGCTGGACCGGGGACCGGACCTGATCGCCACCTTCCTGGCGGTCTGGAAGACCGGTGGCGCGTACGTGCCGCTGGACCCCTCGTTCCCGGCCGACCGGGTGAACACGATGCTCACCGACGCCGGTGCCCGGGTGGTGGTCACCCGGTCCCGGCACGCGGACCGGTTCGACCCGACGCTGGACTGTGTCCTCGTCGACACCGAGCGCCTGGAGATCGGCAACCGTCCGGCGACCCCTATCGCCGAACCCGCCGACCTCGATCGGCTCGCGTACGTGATTTTCACGTCGGGGTCGACGGGGCGGCCGAAGGGTGTGGCGGTGTCGCACCGTGGGTTGGTCAACCATGTGTCGTGGGCGGCGCGGGAGTTGGCTGGTCGTGGTGTTGGTGGTTCGGCGTTGTTCTCGTCGGTGGCGTTCGATCTGGTGGTGCCGAATGTGTGGGCGCCGTTGGTGTCGGGTCAGCGGGTGTGGTTGGCGGGTCCGGATCTGGACATGGCGGATCTGGGTCGGGAGTTGGTGGCCGCCGGTCCGTTCAGCTTCCTGAAGCTGACCCCCGGCCACCTGGAGATCATCGGCCAGCAGGCCGAGGACGCCCAGCTCGCCGCGCTGGCCGAGATCGTGGTGGTGGCCGGCGAGGCCCTGCCCGGCCCGGTCGCCGAGAACTGGCGCCGGATCCTCGGCGACGGCCGCCTGGTCAACGAGTACGGCCCGACCGAGGCGTCCGTCGGCACCTGCACCTATCCCGTCACCCGTACGCCCGACTCGGACGTGGTGCCGATCGGTCGTCCGCTGCCCGGCATGTCGATGTACGTCCTCGACGCCGACCTGTCGCCGGTTCCGGTGGGTGTGCTGGGTGAGTTGTATGTCGGTGGGGTCGGTGTGGCCCGGGGTTATGTGAACCGGCCGGAGTTGACGGCGGAGCGGTTCGTGCCGGATCCGTTCGGGTCGGCGGGGTCTCGGTTGTATCGGACCGGCGACCTGGTCCGGGTGTTGCCGAGCGGTGATGTGGAGTTCGTCGGTCGGGTCGACGATCAGGTGAAGGTGCACGGGTATCGGATCGAGTTGGGTGAGATCCGGTCGGTGTTGCTGGAGCATGGGTCGGTTCGGGACGCGGTGGTGGTGGCGGTGGGTGCGGCGTCGGACAAGCGTCTGGTCGCCTACTGCGTGCCGGCCTCGTCCGGCGAGTTGGATGTTGCCGGGTTGACCGGGCATGCGGCGACCCGGTTGCCGGAGTACATGGTGCCGGCGGCGTTCGTGGTGTTGGATGCGTTGCCGTTGAACGCGAACGGGAAGGTGGATCGTCGGGCGTTGCCGGATCCGGATTCTGCCGTGGTGGATGCAGGGCCGGTGTTCGTGGGTCCGCGCACGCCGGTGGAGGAGCGGATCGCTTCGGTGTGGTGTGCGGTGCTGGGCCTGGAGCGGGTGGGGGTGACGGAGAGTTTCTTCGATCTGGGTGGGCATTCGATTCGGGCGGTGGCGTTGGTCGGGAAGTTGCGGGCGGCCGGGTTCGAGGTGGCGGTCCGGGACGTGTTCCAGTACCGCACCATCGCCGAACTCGCCGAGAAGCTCTCCGGACAGTCGGTTGCCGACCAGTCGGTCGAGTCCGGTCCGATCGCGCCGTACGCGCTGCTCTCCGCCGAGGACCGGGCCGCGTTGCCGGCCGGGGTGGTCGACGCGTACCCGCTGTCGCAGGTGCAGCTCGGCATGGTGGTGGAGATGCTCGGCGGGGTCGGTGGCAACCGCTACCACAACACCAGCTTCTTCCGGATCCGTGACGAGCAGCCCTTCCAGCCGGAGGCGTTGCGCGAGGCGGCCCGGATCGTCGTCGGGCGGCACGAGCTGCTGCGTACCTCGTTCGACCTGACCAGCTACTCGGTGCCGATGCAGCTCGTGCACGACACCGCCGAGATGCCGGTCGAGGTCTGCGACGTACGGCACCTGGACGACCCGGGCCGGGAGCAGGCGCTGCACGACCTGATCGCCCGGGAGCGGGCGAACCTGTTCGACCTGGCCGACCCGCCGCTGCTCCGGATGGCCGGGTTCGTGGAGGGCGACGACGCCTGGCGGCTCGGCTTCACCCAGTGCCACGCGATCACCGAGGGCTGGAGCCAGCAGTCGCTGCTGATGGAGGTGCTCGACCTCTACCGGCAGCTCGCCGCCGGCCGGGAACCCGAGCCGGTCGTCGCGCCCGGGGTGCGGT